DNA from Massilia antarctica:
CAGATGGCCATGCCGAGCTCCCAGTCGCGCTGGGATTACCTGGTATCCAAGAAACTGAACGGTGTCGAATCCAAGAACTCCGAAGCCGGCCACGATGCCGCTTTCTGGAAGAAAATGCTGTCCTCGCCGGACACCTTGCGCCAGCGCGTCACCCTGGCGCTGTCCGAGATCCTGGTCGCGTCCCTGAGCGGCTTTAATGCAAGCTGGAGTAATTTTTCCAGCGCCGCGCACATGGACTTGCTGGAAACCCACGCCTTCGGCAACTACCGCTCCTTGCTCCAGCAAGTATCGCTGAGCGCACCGATGGGCGAGTATCTGACCTATCGCGGCAACGTCAAGGTCAACCCGACCACCGGCGCCCTGCCCGACGAAAACTACGCGCGCGAAGTCATGCAGTTGTTCACCATCGGCCTGGTGCAGCTGAACAACGACGGTACGCCCAAGCTCAGCGGCGGCTTGCAGCAGGAAACCTATACCCTGGACGACATTACCGGCCTGGCGCGCGTGTTCACGGGCTGGAACTACGACATGACCGGCACCGACAACAATACGCCGGACTACAAACGCCGCCCGATGATCCTGACGGCCAGCCGCCATGACACGAGCGCCAAGAACTTCCTGGGTAGCAGTATCCCCGCCGGCACCGACGGCCTGACCAGCCTGACCCGCGCGCTCGACATCATCTTCGCCCACCCGAACGTGGGCCCGTTCATCGGCCGCCAGTTGATCCAGCGCCTGGTGTGCAGCAATCCGTCGCCCGCCTATGTGGCCAGGGTCAGCGCCGTGTTCAACAGCGATAATAACGGCGTCAAGGGCAACCTGGCCAAGGTCGTGTCCGCCATCCTGCTCGATACCGAGGCACGCAGCGCCAGCCGCCTGAGCGACTCCACCTTCGGCAAGCTGCGCGAACCGGTGCTGCGCTTTACGGCATGGGCGCGCGCGTTCAAGGCCAATTCGCCGACGGATGCCTGGGCGGTCGGCAACACGTCCGACCCCGGCACCCGCCTGGGACAAAGTCCCGGCCGCTCGGCCACGGTGTTCAATTTCTTCCGTCCGGGCTATGTACCGCCCAACAGCGCCATTGCCAACGCGCGCATGGTCGCGCCGGAATTTCAGATCACCAATGAATCGACCGTGGTCGGCTATGTCAACTACATGCAGACCGTGGTCAGCAAAGGCGTAGGCGACGTCAAGGCCGACTACAGCGCCCTGCTGCCGATGGCCGACGTGGCCGAGACCCTCGTGAGCGAACTCAACCTCGTGCTGGTGGCCGGACAACTGGCGCCGGCAACGACCAACCTGATCAAGGGCGGGATCGATTCCATGCCCAAGGGAACCGAGGCCGCCCGCCTGAACCGCATCTACGCCGCGCTGGTGCTGGTGCTGGCATCCCCCGAATTCATCGTCCAAAAATAAGGAGCAGCCATGCAAAATAAAAATGGAACCAATGCATCGCGCCGCGCCTTTTTACAACGCGCTTCCGCGCTGTCGGTCGCTGGCGTCGCCGCGCCGTGGGCGATCAACGTCGCCGCCATGGCCGAGGCGAGTGCCGCCACGGCCACCGACTACAAGGCGCTGGTGTGCGTCTTTCTCTACGGCGGCAACGACTATGCCAATACCGTCACGCCCTACGATGCCAGCAGTCATGCGCTGTACCAGTCCTACCGTCCCAACTTCGCGCACAGCCGCGCCGCGCTGGCCGCGACCGCGCTGACCCCGACCGTGGCGCCGGTGGACTCGGCCGGTTTCCAGCACCAGTACGCCCTGGCTCCCAACCTGGCGCCGCTGGTGCCGCTGTTTAACGACGGAAAGCTGGCGGTGATGCTCAACGTAGGCACCTTGGTCCAGCCCATCACCAAGCTCCAGTACACCAACAAGTCCGTCCGCGTGCCACCGAAATTGTTCTCGCACAACGACCAGCAATCGATCTTCCAGTCGTCCTCGCCGGAAGGCGCCACGTCCGGCTGGGGCGGACGCATCGGCGACCTGTTCCAAGCGAGCAATACGCACTCGACATTTACCTGCATCAATGTTTCGAACAATGCCGTGTTCCTGTCGGGAAATACGGCGGTGCAATACCAGGTGTCGACCAGTGGTTCGGTACCGCTGGCGGGGATCAAGAACGCCTTGTTCGGCTCGACAAGTTCCTCGGCGGCGCTGCGCACCCTGATGACGCAGCAGCGCAGCCACGTGCTGGAAAACGAGTACAACCGCATCGGCAAGCGTTCGATCGAAGCCAACGAAGTGCTGACCTCAGCGCTGAGCTCGACGCCGGCACCGAAAACGGTATTCCCGGCCGCGAACAACCTGGGTGACCAGTTGAAACTGGTCGCGCGCATGATCGCCGCCGGCCCGACCCTGGGTGCGAAACGGCAAGTGTTTTTCGTCTCCATGGGCGGCTTCGACACGCACGACGGCATGCTGACCAATCACCCGGGGCTGATGACCAAGCTGGGCGAGGCGATGGCGGCGTTTTACGCGGCGACGGTGGAACTGGGCGTGGCAGAGAAGGTGACCACGTTCACCGCCTCCGACTTCGGCCGTACGATGGCGGGCAATGCCGACGGCTCGGATCATGGCTGGGGCAGCATGCATTTCGTGATGGGTGGCGCGGTCAAGGGCAAGCGCTTTTACGGCACCGCGCCGATCGTGGCCAATGGCGGGCCGGATGATGTGGGTCAGGGACGCTTGCTGCCGACCACCTCGGTCGACCAGTTCGCCGCCACCATGGGCGCCTGGCTCGGCGTGTCGAACAGCGAGTTGCTGGCATTGCTGCCGAATCTGGGCAATTACAACGCCAGTTCGCGCAATCTCGGGTTCGTGTAAGGCCACAAACCGCAAATCCGTCGTTCCCGCGCAGGTCCCAGTTTCTATGAAACTCCTCAAATCTCTGGGAACTGTGCAAAGTGCAAGGGCGCTTCCAAATGGCGCTAACCTAAGCTCCGTCATTCCTGCCATTGGCAGAAATGACTTCCCGCGCAGGCGGGAATCCATAGCACATTCGTATATCGACGGTGCTATGGGGGAAACGCATGCGTTTCCGCCTGCGCGGGAGCGACGGTTTCGAGGTTTGTAGTCGCAAAGCTGCTCAAATTAGCGGCAAAGACTAGTTCCTGGAGAGGCGGGAACCCAATTTCGAACCGTAGCTACAGGCGGCTCGCCACACTTGGGTTCCCGCGGGGGCGCCTAGCCCTGCGCGGGAAGTCGTTTCTAGCAATGCCAGGAACGACGGCGCGAAAGGTAGCGGTATTCCGCGCCAATTACCCCTTCTTCATCACCAAGGTCAGAATGTCATAACTGGCCACCAGTTCATCATGCTGGTTGGTGACCTGCACATCCCACGCCACCACGCCCTGCCCCACGCCCTTATCGTCGGTGCGGTTGCGATCGACCTTGCGCTTGCACGTCAGGCGCGCACGGATCGTGTCGCCAATCGCCACCGGCGTGATGAAGCGCAGGTTATCGAGCCCGTAATTGGCCAGCACCGGCCCCGGTGCCGGCGAGACAAACAGCCCCGCCGCCGCCGACAGGACAAAGTAGCCGTGCGCGATGCGCTTGCCGAACTGCGAATCCCTGGCCGCGATCTCGTCGAAGTGCATGTAAAAATAGTCGCCCGAAATCCCGCCGAAGTTAACGATATCGGCCTCGCTCACCGTGCGCCGGTGCGTGAGCAGCGAGTCGCCCATCTGCAGTTCCTCGAAATACTTGCGGAACGGGTGCAGAGCCTCTTCGCGCACGGCCGCGCCG
Protein-coding regions in this window:
- a CDS encoding DUF1501 domain-containing protein, translating into MQNKNGTNASRRAFLQRASALSVAGVAAPWAINVAAMAEASAATATDYKALVCVFLYGGNDYANTVTPYDASSHALYQSYRPNFAHSRAALAATALTPTVAPVDSAGFQHQYALAPNLAPLVPLFNDGKLAVMLNVGTLVQPITKLQYTNKSVRVPPKLFSHNDQQSIFQSSSPEGATSGWGGRIGDLFQASNTHSTFTCINVSNNAVFLSGNTAVQYQVSTSGSVPLAGIKNALFGSTSSSAALRTLMTQQRSHVLENEYNRIGKRSIEANEVLTSALSSTPAPKTVFPAANNLGDQLKLVARMIAAGPTLGAKRQVFFVSMGGFDTHDGMLTNHPGLMTKLGEAMAAFYAATVELGVAEKVTTFTASDFGRTMAGNADGSDHGWGSMHFVMGGAVKGKRFYGTAPIVANGGPDDVGQGRLLPTTSVDQFAATMGAWLGVSNSELLALLPNLGNYNASSRNLGFV
- a CDS encoding DUF1800 domain-containing protein: MEKIGVAEASRFLAQASMGATREQIARVQQLGYAGWINEQMAMPSSQSRWDYLVSKKLNGVESKNSEAGHDAAFWKKMLSSPDTLRQRVTLALSEILVASLSGFNASWSNFSSAAHMDLLETHAFGNYRSLLQQVSLSAPMGEYLTYRGNVKVNPTTGALPDENYAREVMQLFTIGLVQLNNDGTPKLSGGLQQETYTLDDITGLARVFTGWNYDMTGTDNNTPDYKRRPMILTASRHDTSAKNFLGSSIPAGTDGLTSLTRALDIIFAHPNVGPFIGRQLIQRLVCSNPSPAYVARVSAVFNSDNNGVKGNLAKVVSAILLDTEARSASRLSDSTFGKLREPVLRFTAWARAFKANSPTDAWAVGNTSDPGTRLGQSPGRSATVFNFFRPGYVPPNSAIANARMVAPEFQITNESTVVGYVNYMQTVVSKGVGDVKADYSALLPMADVAETLVSELNLVLVAGQLAPATTNLIKGGIDSMPKGTEAARLNRIYAALVLVLASPEFIVQK